A single Salmo trutta chromosome 14, fSalTru1.1, whole genome shotgun sequence DNA region contains:
- the LOC115207306 gene encoding glutaminase kidney isoform, mitochondrial isoform X4, whose amino-acid sequence MEPSGLKFNKLYLDEEDKPHNPMVNAGAIVISSLIKPGSNKAEKFDYVMDFIKKMAGQEYVGFSNATFQSEKETGDRNFAIGYYLKEKKCFPRGAEMIDALDFYFQLCSIEVTCESGSVMAATLAHGGICPITGERVLSAEAVRNTLSLMHSCGMYDFSGQMAFHVGLPAKSGVSGAVLLVVPNVMGVMCWSPPLDKVGNSVRGIHFCQELVSSFNFHNYDNLRHFVKKQDPRRQDGDDRNKSVVNLMFAAYSGDVSALRRFALSSMDMELKDYDSRTALHVAAAEGHVDVVRFLTDTCKVNPFVKDRWSSIPLDDALQFGHGAVVNVLQEYQVACQEQDRLPVAEIIPIPPKLETVEGMV is encoded by the exons CCTGGCTCAAACAAGGCAGAGAAGTTTGACTAT GTGATGGATTTTATCAAGAAGATGGCTGGTCAAGAGTACGTGGGGTTCAGCAATGCCAC gtTCCAGTCTGAAAAAGAAACGGGCGACAGAAATTTTGCAATTGGATACTACCTCAAAGAAAAGAAG TGTTTTCCACGTGGGGCAGAAATGATCGATGCACTGGACTTCTACTTCCAG CTGTGTTCCATAGAGGTGACCTGTGAGTCTGGGAGTGTCATGGCCGCCACGCTGGCCCATGGGGGCATCTGCCCAATCACAGGCGAGCGGGTGCTGAGTGCCGAGGCCGTACGGAATACCCTGAGTCTCATGCATTCCTGCGGCATGTACGACTTCTCTGGGCAGATGGCCTTCCAT GTGGGCTTGCCTGCAAAGTCCGGGGTGTCTGGAGCGGTTCTGTTGGTGGTTCCTAACGTCATGGGAGTGATGTGTTGGTCTCCTCCTTTAGACAAGGTCGGAAACAGTGTCCGGGGAATTCACTTCTGCCAG GAGCTGGTGTCTTCGTTTAACTTCCACAACTATGACAACCTGAGACACTTTGTCAAGAAGCAGGACCCTCGAAGGCAGGACGGGGATGATAGG AACAAGTCTGTGGTGAACTTGATGTTTGCGGCCTACAGTGGAGATGTGTCAGCACTCAGAAG GTTTGCTCTGTCATCGATGGATATGGAGCTGAAAGACTATGACTCTAGGACAGCTCTACACGTGGCTGCCGCAGAGG GTCATGTGGATGTGGTACGGTTCCTAACAGACACCTGCAAAGTGAACCCCTTTGTGAAAGATAG GTGGAGCAGCATTCCCCTGGATGATGCCCTGCAGTTTGGCCACGGTGCCGTGGTGAATGTCTTACAGGAGTACCAGGTGGCCTGCCAGGAACAGGACAGACTACCAGTGGCTGAGATCATACCCATCCCCCCCAAACTAGAGACTGTAGAAGGCATGGTGTGA